Proteins co-encoded in one Brassica oleracea var. oleracea cultivar TO1000 chromosome C4, BOL, whole genome shotgun sequence genomic window:
- the LOC106339863 gene encoding protein FAR1-RELATED SEQUENCE 5 isoform X2, producing MEDDSTIVPREGTEFESEEAAKMFYDDYSRSLGFVMRVMSCRRSERDGRVLARRFGCNKEGRCVSVRGKSGSVRKPRQSTREGCKAMVHVKYDRSGKWVVTKFVKEHNHPLVVEPRQARQTLDEKDKRIQELTIELRNKKRLCAAYKEQLDAFAKIVEEYSNRMSKRVESVVENLKEFEHIEQ from the exons A TGGAAGATGATTCGACCATAGTGCCTCGCGAAGGCACTGAGTTTGAATCCGAGGAAGCGGCCAAGATGTTCTACGACGATTACTCCAGAAGTTTAGGGTTCGTGATGCGTGTGATGTCTTGTCGGAGATCCGAGAGAGACGGAAGAGTCCTTGCCCGGAGATTCGGTTGTAATAAAGAAGGTCGCTGTGTTAGTGTCCGTGGCAAGTCTGGTTCTGTCAGGAAACCAAGACAGAGCACGAGAGAAGGTTGTAAGGCCATGGTTCACGTCAAGTACGACCGGTCTGGTAAATGGGTCGTAACCAAGTTCGTTAAAGAACATAACCATCCGCTTGTCGTAGAACCCCGACAGGCGCGTCAGACACTG GATGAGAAGGACAAGAGGATTCAAGAGTTGACGATAGAGCTGCGGAACAAGAAGCGGTTATGCGCAGCGTATAAGGAGCAGCTAGATGCGTTTGCGAAGATCGTAGAGGAATATAGTAATCGGATGTCGAAGAGAGTTGAGAGTGTGGTTGAGAATTTGAAGGAGTTTGAACATATAGAGCAGTAA
- the LOC106339863 gene encoding protein FAR1-RELATED SEQUENCE 5 isoform X1, translating into MAVEDDSTIVPREGTEFESEEAAKMFYDDYSRSLGFVMRVMSCRRSERDGRVLARRFGCNKEGRCVSVRGKSGSVRKPRQSTREGCKAMVHVKYDRSGKWVVTKFVKEHNHPLVVEPRQARQTLDEKDKRIQELTIELRNKKRLCAAYKEQLDAFAKIVEEYSNRMSKRVESVVENLKEFEHIEQ; encoded by the exons ATGGCAGTGGAAGATGATTCGACCATAGTGCCTCGCGAAGGCACTGAGTTTGAATCCGAGGAAGCGGCCAAGATGTTCTACGACGATTACTCCAGAAGTTTAGGGTTCGTGATGCGTGTGATGTCTTGTCGGAGATCCGAGAGAGACGGAAGAGTCCTTGCCCGGAGATTCGGTTGTAATAAAGAAGGTCGCTGTGTTAGTGTCCGTGGCAAGTCTGGTTCTGTCAGGAAACCAAGACAGAGCACGAGAGAAGGTTGTAAGGCCATGGTTCACGTCAAGTACGACCGGTCTGGTAAATGGGTCGTAACCAAGTTCGTTAAAGAACATAACCATCCGCTTGTCGTAGAACCCCGACAGGCGCGTCAGACACTG GATGAGAAGGACAAGAGGATTCAAGAGTTGACGATAGAGCTGCGGAACAAGAAGCGGTTATGCGCAGCGTATAAGGAGCAGCTAGATGCGTTTGCGAAGATCGTAGAGGAATATAGTAATCGGATGTCGAAGAGAGTTGAGAGTGTGGTTGAGAATTTGAAGGAGTTTGAACATATAGAGCAGTAA
- the LOC106337204 gene encoding calmodulin-like protein 5, which yields MVRIFLLYNLLNSFLLSLVPKKLRSLFPLSWFDKTPHKNSSMLPSPSPSSAPTRKTDPSELKRVFQTFDKNGDGRITKTELNDSLENLGIYIPDKDLTQMIHNIDANGDGCVDIDEFESLYSSIVDEHRKDGETEEDDMKDAFNVFDQDGDGFITVEELKSVMGSLGLKQGKTLEGCKKMIMQVDGDGDGRVNYKEFLQMMRGGGFSCSNN from the coding sequence ATGGTGAGAATCTTCCTTCTCTACAATCTCTTAAACTCTTTTCTCCTCTCTTTAGTACCAAAGAAGCTACGAAGTCTCTTCCCTCTCTCTTGGTTCGACAAAACTCCCCACAAGAACTCATCCATGTTACCATCTCCCTCACCATCCTCTGCTCCAACGAGAAAAACAGATCCCTCCGAGCTGAAACGCGTTTTCCAGACCTTCGACAAGAACGGAGACGGCCGAATCACCAAAACCGAGCTCAACGACTCGCTAGAGAATCTTGGAATCTACATACCAGACAAAGACCTCACTCAGATGATCCACAACATCGACGCCAACGGCGATGGGTGCGTGGACATAGACGAGTTCGAGTCCCTGTACAGCTCCATCGTCGATGAGCATCGCAAGGATGGAGAAACAGAGGAAGATGACATGAAAGACGCGTTTAACGTGTTTGACCAGGACGGAGATGGTTTCATCACTGTGGAGGAGTTGAAGTCTGTGATGGGTTCCTTGGGACTCAAGCAAGGTAAAACATTGGAAGGCTGCAAGAAGATGATTATGCAAGTGGATGGTGATGGAGATGGTAGAGTCAATTACAAAGAGTTTCTTCAGATGATGAGAGGTGGTGGTTTTAGCTGCAGTAATAACTGA
- the LOC106336833 gene encoding uncharacterized protein LOC106336833: MNGTHRHHLLQLVLSCRKITAQVTQPGTSTIIAMASSSEQEFLAQSRANLYRFPRSNNFWDSKTASRVGEKLGLRLRELGVDAVSIDAEEEISRPVHHRKRVLPLFDSVRRSGIRVDGTDQLNDVVPRD; encoded by the coding sequence ATGAACGGGACCCACCGTCACCATCTCCTCCAGCTAGTCCTATCCTGCCGCAAGATCACGGCGCAGGTGACTCAACCAGGTACCTCCACCATCATAGCCATGGCTTCCTCCTCCGAGCAAGAGTTCCTCGCCCAGAGCCGCGCCAATCTCTACCGCTTCCCTCGCTCCAACAACTTCTGGGACTCCAAGACGGCCTCTCGCGTCGGCGAGAAGCTCGGTCTGCGTCTCAGAGAGCTCGGCGTCGACGCCGTCTCCATTGACGCGGAGGAAGAGATCTCAAGACCCGTTCACCACCGTAAAAGGGTTTTGCCGTTGTTTGACTCCGTCCGTCGCAGTGGAATCAGAGTCGATGGAACTGATCAGTTAAACGATGTCGTCCCCAGAGATTGA
- the LOC106336832 gene encoding uncharacterized protein LOC106336832: MRAPALFAQCLPGLLPQDRGGVSALSEKDMQLPTPAVEIIPSKTSAHNRYSGENLDVLGLPVFKGKVSVADIIGLSGSETAPSKYEGSLKSWDSSIVLVDVLKNEIRDGQLSFRGKRVLELGCNYGVPGIFACLKGASSVHFQDLNAETIRCTTIPNVLANLDQARDRQSRQQESPLTPSRQTVSASVRFYAGEWEELPTVLSVIRTDAIEPAAMSLSFSEEDFNDGCSSQDGSVTGQQQDFFSRRSRKLSGSRAWERANESDQGGECGYDVILMTEIPYSVTSLKKLYSLIKKCLRPPYGVVYLAAKKQYVGFNSGARHLRSLVDEETILGAHLIKETTDRDVWKFFLK; encoded by the exons ATGCGAGCACCAGCTTTGTTTGCGCAATGCTTGCCCGGTTTGCTTCCTCAGGATCGTGGCGGTGTGTCTGCACTATCTGAAAAAGATATGCAGCTTCCAACACCAGCTGTTGAGATCATACCTTCTAAG ACATCAGCTCATAATAGGTATTCAGGGGAGAATCTAGATGTTCTTGGTTTACCAGTTTTTAAG GGTAAAGTAAGTGTTGCTGATATCATTGGTCTTTCTGGTTCAGAAACTGCTCCTTCTAAATACGAAG GTTCTCTGAAAAGTTGGGATAGTTCCATTGTTCTTGTTGATGTCCTTAAAAACGAGATCCGCGATGGTCAGCTTAGCTTCAGAGGCAAAAGGGTCCTTGAG CTAGGTTGCAATTATGGAGTTCCTGGGATATTTGCCTGCTTGAAA GGTGCTTCCTCAGTCCACTTTCAAGACCTCAACGCAGAAACCATAAGATGCACAACCATCCCAAACGTTCTCGCAAATCTCGACCAAGCTCGCGACAGGCAAAGCCGCCAACAGGAAAGCCCGCTCACACCGTCAAGACAAACCGTCTCTGCATCCGTCCGTTTCTACGCAGGAGAATGGGAAGAGCTCCCTACCGTTTTATCCGTCATAAGAACCGATGCTATTGAACCAGCTGCGATGAGCTTGAGTTTCTCAGAGGAAGATTTCAATGACGGATGCAGCAGCCAAGACGGGAGCGTTACAGGACAACAGCAAGACTTCTTCTCGAGGAGGTCGAGGAAGCTCTCGGGGAGCAGAGCGTGGGAGAGAGCTAACGAGAGTGATCAAGGAGGAGAGTGTGGGTATGATGTTATACTAATGACTGAGATTCCTTACTCGGTTACATCTCTCAAGAAACTATATTCTCTCATCAAGAAG TGCCTGAGACCGCCTTACGGTGTGGTGTATTTGGCGGCAAAGAAGCAGTATGTGGGATTCAACAGTGGAGCGAGACATCTGAGGAGCTTGGTGGATGAGGAAACTATCTTAGGAGCTCATTTGATTAAGGAAACTACTGACAGAGATGTTTGGAAGTTCTTCCTCAAGTAA